One Pseudonocardia abyssalis DNA segment encodes these proteins:
- a CDS encoding SRPBCC domain-containing protein, giving the protein MGFPDRIERVVEIDRPPAAVWTALTSADGLAAWFGQRAAIDLRPGGTASMSWDGGHGVEMRVERVEEPSVFAFTWPLEHLPADDPRRTYVEFTLEPTDGGTRLTVVETGFAQLPDAEHRIEHDSHVQGWASELGELVEHLRAA; this is encoded by the coding sequence ATGGGGTTCCCCGACCGGATCGAACGGGTCGTCGAGATCGACCGGCCACCGGCCGCGGTGTGGACCGCGCTCACCTCGGCCGACGGGCTCGCCGCCTGGTTCGGTCAGCGGGCCGCGATCGACCTGCGCCCCGGCGGCACCGCGAGCATGAGCTGGGACGGTGGGCACGGCGTCGAGATGCGGGTGGAACGGGTGGAGGAGCCGAGCGTCTTCGCCTTCACCTGGCCGCTGGAGCACCTGCCCGCCGACGACCCGCGCCGCACCTACGTCGAGTTCACCCTGGAGCCGACCGACGGCGGCACGCGGCTGACCGTCGTCGAGACCGGGTTCGCCCAGCTCCCGGACGCCGAGCACCGCATCGAGCACGACAGCCACGTCCAGGGCTGGGCGAGCGAGCTGGGTGAGCTGGTCGAGCACCTCCGTGCCGCCTGA
- a CDS encoding FAD-binding oxidoreductase yields the protein MSAGLHVTSPPTVPRAVHDAAVAELVRQYRAVPPGERVRLGKRTSNLFRFGTAGADDRRLDTSAFTGVIEVDPVARTAQVQGMTTYEHLVDVTLAHGLMPLVVPQLKTITLGGAVTGLGIESTSFRHGLPHESVREMDVLLPSGELVTARPDGEHADLFAGFANSYATLGYALRLEIDLLPVMPYVRLEHHRVPTGKLVEAIEEACSGPADFVDGVVFTRDEQYLTLAYLTEDPGPGVSDYTGQQVFYKSVRERTVDHLTIHDYLWRWDTDWFWCSAALGAQHPLVRRVWPGRLRRSDVYRRIVALDRRTRFSSRIRSLLRQPQEEPVIQDVEIPVGRLPEFLDAFQRDVGIEPVWLCPLRLRVMEDGSSRTWPLYPMQPHELYVNVGFWSTVPEVPGDPEGHNRRVEGLVAELGGHKSLYSTVHYDEPEFWQHYNGPAYRTLKDRYDPDGRLPDLYTKVTGRP from the coding sequence ATGAGCGCCGGGCTGCACGTCACCTCCCCGCCCACCGTCCCCCGCGCCGTGCACGACGCCGCCGTCGCCGAGCTCGTACGGCAGTACCGGGCCGTGCCGCCGGGGGAGCGGGTGCGTCTGGGCAAGCGCACGTCGAACCTGTTCCGGTTCGGTACCGCCGGTGCCGACGACCGCAGGCTCGACACGTCCGCGTTCACCGGGGTGATCGAGGTCGACCCCGTCGCGCGCACCGCGCAGGTGCAGGGCATGACCACCTACGAGCACCTCGTCGACGTCACGCTCGCGCACGGCCTGATGCCGCTGGTCGTCCCGCAGCTCAAGACGATCACCCTGGGTGGGGCCGTGACGGGGCTGGGGATCGAGTCGACGTCGTTCCGGCACGGGCTGCCGCACGAGTCGGTGCGCGAGATGGACGTGCTGCTGCCGAGCGGGGAGCTGGTCACCGCGCGGCCCGACGGCGAGCACGCCGACCTGTTCGCCGGGTTCGCCAACTCCTACGCCACGCTCGGCTACGCGCTGCGCCTCGAGATCGACCTGCTGCCCGTCATGCCCTACGTGCGGCTGGAGCACCACCGGGTGCCGACGGGGAAGCTCGTCGAGGCGATCGAGGAGGCGTGCTCCGGGCCCGCCGACTTCGTCGACGGCGTCGTGTTCACCCGTGACGAGCAGTACCTGACGCTGGCGTACCTGACCGAGGACCCCGGCCCCGGAGTCAGCGACTACACCGGCCAGCAGGTGTTCTACAAGTCCGTGCGCGAGCGCACCGTCGACCACCTGACGATCCACGACTACCTGTGGCGCTGGGACACCGACTGGTTCTGGTGCTCCGCGGCGCTCGGGGCGCAGCACCCGCTGGTCCGGCGCGTGTGGCCGGGCCGCCTCCGCCGGTCCGACGTGTACCGCCGGATCGTCGCGCTCGACCGCCGCACGCGCTTCTCCTCCCGGATCCGCAGCCTGCTTCGGCAGCCCCAGGAGGAGCCGGTGATCCAGGACGTCGAGATCCCGGTGGGGCGGCTGCCCGAGTTCCTCGACGCGTTCCAGCGCGACGTCGGCATCGAGCCGGTGTGGCTGTGCCCGCTGAGGCTGCGCGTCATGGAGGACGGATCGAGCCGCACCTGGCCGCTGTACCCGATGCAGCCCCACGAGCTGTACGTCAACGTGGGGTTCTGGTCGACGGTGCCCGAGGTCCCGGGCGACCCGGAGGGCCACAACAGACGCGTGGAGGGGCTGGTCGCCGAGCTCGGCGGCCACAAGTCGCTGTACTCCACGGTGCACTACGACGAGCCTGAGTTCTGGCAGCACTACAACGGGCCCGCCTACCGGACGCTCAAGGATCGCTACGACCCGGACGGCAGGCTGCCCGACCTCTACACCAAGGTCACGGGGAGGCCATGA
- a CDS encoding DUF899 family protein, whose protein sequence is MSELPAVTDRATWQAELDALLVREKSHTRAGDAIAAARRRLPMVEVDAGLSLTGPDGPVPLAEVFEGRSQLIAYFQMWHDDTPAAGQCVGCTFFNGQVRELSYLHACDVTYATFCHGPYAESVRYRDFMGWDVPWYSVRDAAGALHAGRWEVLMVCYLRVGDRVFETYRTGGRGIEVMAPTLALLDMTALGRQETWQDSPSGRPQRWDASTGEQLRVGGRPTAQWPRVAAGYRDDLVVTPM, encoded by the coding sequence ATGAGTGAGCTGCCCGCGGTGACCGACCGCGCCACCTGGCAGGCCGAACTCGACGCCCTGCTGGTGCGCGAGAAGTCCCACACCCGCGCCGGCGACGCGATCGCCGCGGCCCGCCGCCGCCTGCCGATGGTGGAGGTCGACGCCGGCCTCAGCCTCACCGGCCCGGACGGGCCCGTGCCGCTGGCGGAGGTGTTCGAGGGCCGGAGCCAGCTGATCGCCTACTTCCAGATGTGGCACGACGACACCCCCGCGGCCGGGCAGTGCGTGGGCTGCACGTTCTTCAACGGGCAGGTCCGCGAGCTGTCGTACCTGCACGCCTGCGACGTCACCTACGCCACGTTCTGCCACGGGCCCTACGCCGAGAGCGTCCGCTACCGCGACTTCATGGGCTGGGACGTGCCCTGGTACTCGGTGCGCGACGCCGCCGGGGCGCTGCACGCCGGCCGATGGGAGGTCCTGATGGTCTGCTACCTGCGCGTCGGCGACCGGGTGTTCGAGACCTACCGGACCGGTGGTCGCGGCATCGAGGTGATGGCGCCGACGCTCGCGCTGCTGGACATGACCGCCCTCGGCCGGCAGGAGACCTGGCAGGACTCACCGTCGGGGCGTCCGCAACGGTGGGATGCGTCCACAGGAGAGCAGTTGCGCGTCGGTGGACGGCCCACCGCGCAGTGGCCGCGCGTGGCCGCCGGGTACCGCGACGACCTCGTCGTCACTCCGATGTGA
- a CDS encoding Uma2 family endonuclease encodes MLDQDGPWTEEAYLALPRDRRIELVDGSLLVAPTTDDRHAAAVAAVRDAVEKVLPEGLEVTGPVALRLCPGRILVPDLVVAARTDETPDVRDGSVALVVIDVVGSGNGVADRWFKPQLYAGSRIPYALLVDHDAPFAVATMLIGGRYHEYAQAGAGETFALEEPFGLELDLSTLSTPVPSASTPPGSGDARPVADDTTDPADDDTVPELMSGGGTAPDHGTAPDHGTAPDIVVPDEEPDGDHRLRA; translated from the coding sequence ATGCTCGACCAGGACGGGCCCTGGACCGAGGAGGCCTACCTCGCGCTGCCCCGCGACCGGCGGATCGAGCTGGTCGACGGCAGCCTGCTGGTGGCCCCGACCACCGACGACCGCCACGCCGCGGCCGTCGCCGCCGTCCGGGACGCGGTGGAGAAGGTGCTGCCCGAGGGGCTGGAGGTCACCGGACCGGTCGCGCTGCGCCTGTGCCCGGGGCGCATCCTCGTCCCCGACCTGGTGGTCGCCGCCCGCACCGACGAGACCCCCGACGTGCGTGACGGGTCCGTCGCGCTGGTCGTGATCGACGTCGTCGGCTCCGGCAACGGGGTCGCCGACCGCTGGTTCAAGCCCCAGCTCTACGCGGGCAGCCGCATCCCCTACGCCCTGCTCGTCGACCACGACGCCCCCTTCGCCGTCGCCACGATGCTGATCGGCGGCCGGTACCACGAGTACGCCCAGGCGGGGGCGGGGGAGACCTTCGCCCTGGAGGAGCCGTTCGGACTGGAGCTGGACCTCTCCACGCTGTCCACGCCCGTCCCGTCCGCGTCCACGCCCCCCGGATCGGGCGACGCCCGGCCGGTCGCGGACGACACGACCGACCCCGCCGACGACGACACGGTTCCCGAGCTCATGTCCGGCGGCGGCACCGCGCCCGATCACGGCACCGCGCCCGATCACGGCACCGCGCCCGACATCGTGGTGCCGGACGAGGAACCCGACGGCGACCACCGCCTGCGCGCCTGA
- a CDS encoding acyl-CoA dehydrogenase family protein has protein sequence MQRDLFDADHDAFRDTVRTFLTKEVLPHHDQWEADGHVDRAVWKAAGATGLLGTDVPEEFGGGGVEDFRYNCIITEEISRAGTSGLGFPLQNDVIAPYLLRLATDEQKKRWLPGFCSGEIITAIAMTEPGTGSDLQGIASTARKQDDGSWLLNGAKTFITNGILSDLVIVVAKTDPEAGARGFSLLVVERGMAGFERGRNLKKVGMKAQDTAELSFTDVRVPAENLLGEEGQGFIYLMQNLAQERLSIAVGSIAGAAQALELTLDYVKERKAFGKPVSAFQNTRFELAEMDTEVTVTQVFVDRCIRQHVEGELSISDAAKAKWWASDVLKRVVDRCVQLHGGYGYMLEYPIAKAFVDSRVQSIYGGTNEIMKEIIGRSLIG, from the coding sequence ATGCAGCGCGACCTCTTCGACGCCGACCACGACGCGTTCCGCGACACCGTCCGGACCTTCCTGACCAAGGAGGTGCTCCCCCACCACGACCAGTGGGAGGCCGACGGCCACGTCGACCGCGCGGTGTGGAAGGCCGCGGGCGCCACCGGCCTGCTCGGCACCGACGTGCCCGAGGAGTTCGGCGGCGGCGGCGTCGAGGACTTCCGCTACAACTGCATCATCACCGAGGAGATCTCCCGCGCCGGCACCTCGGGCCTGGGCTTCCCGCTGCAGAACGACGTGATCGCGCCCTACCTGCTCCGCCTCGCCACCGACGAGCAGAAGAAGCGCTGGCTCCCCGGGTTCTGCTCCGGTGAGATCATCACCGCGATCGCGATGACCGAGCCCGGCACCGGCAGCGACCTGCAGGGCATCGCGAGCACCGCGAGGAAGCAGGACGACGGCAGCTGGCTGCTCAACGGCGCCAAGACGTTCATCACCAACGGCATCCTGTCCGACCTGGTGATCGTCGTGGCGAAGACCGACCCCGAGGCCGGGGCGCGCGGGTTCAGCCTGCTCGTCGTCGAGCGCGGGATGGCGGGCTTCGAGCGCGGCCGCAACCTCAAGAAGGTCGGTATGAAGGCCCAGGACACCGCGGAGCTGTCGTTCACCGACGTCCGCGTGCCCGCGGAGAACCTGCTCGGCGAGGAGGGGCAGGGGTTCATCTACCTCATGCAGAACCTCGCGCAGGAGCGCCTGTCGATCGCCGTCGGCTCGATCGCGGGCGCCGCGCAGGCCCTGGAGCTGACGCTCGACTACGTCAAGGAGCGCAAGGCGTTCGGCAAGCCCGTCTCGGCGTTCCAGAACACCCGCTTCGAGCTGGCCGAGATGGACACCGAGGTCACGGTGACCCAGGTGTTCGTCGACCGCTGCATCCGGCAGCACGTCGAGGGCGAGCTGTCGATCTCCGACGCCGCGAAGGCCAAGTGGTGGGCCTCCGACGTGCTCAAGCGCGTGGTCGACCGCTGCGTGCAGCTGCACGGCGGCTACGGCTACATGCTCGAGTACCCGATCGCGAAGGCGTTCGTCGACTCGCGCGTGCAGTCGATCTACGGCGGCACGAACGAGATCATGAAGGAGATCATCGGCCGGTCCCTGATCGGCTGA
- a CDS encoding aldo/keto reductase yields the protein MRHLDIATAKPYSVIGLGTWQFGSREWGYGTDYADGEAAKIVARARELGITVFDTAEVYGFGRSERILGQALADSGGTDDVVVASKVFPVMPTAAIVQQRGVASAQRLGVQQIDLYQVHQPNPVVGDATTMRGMQALRDVGVIDEVGVSNYSLKRWQRAEGARGGQRILSNQVQFSLVSRDPMAEMLPWAQRTGHIVMAYSPLAQGLLSGRYGADHRPTGGIRATNAMFLPENMTAAAPLLDLLRDVASAHDATPAQIALAWLVYFPNVVAIPGASSVAQVERNAAAADIVLTGSEHGALTAAAEAFHPTTGLSALPGLVRARR from the coding sequence ATGCGCCATCTCGACATCGCCACCGCCAAGCCCTACTCCGTGATCGGCCTGGGCACGTGGCAGTTCGGCTCCCGGGAATGGGGCTACGGCACCGACTACGCCGACGGCGAGGCAGCGAAGATCGTCGCACGGGCGCGGGAGCTGGGGATCACGGTGTTCGACACCGCCGAGGTCTACGGCTTCGGGCGCAGCGAGCGGATCCTCGGGCAGGCACTGGCGGACTCCGGCGGCACCGACGACGTCGTCGTGGCGTCGAAGGTCTTCCCGGTCATGCCGACGGCCGCGATCGTGCAGCAGCGCGGGGTGGCGAGCGCACAGCGGCTCGGCGTGCAGCAGATCGACCTCTACCAGGTGCACCAGCCCAACCCGGTCGTCGGCGACGCCACGACGATGCGCGGGATGCAGGCGCTGCGCGACGTCGGCGTGATCGACGAGGTGGGGGTCTCGAACTACTCCCTCAAGCGCTGGCAGCGGGCCGAGGGGGCGCGCGGCGGGCAGCGGATCCTGTCCAACCAGGTGCAGTTCAGCCTGGTCTCTCGAGACCCGATGGCCGAGATGCTGCCGTGGGCGCAGCGCACCGGCCACATCGTGATGGCCTACAGCCCGCTCGCCCAGGGCCTGCTGTCGGGCCGCTACGGCGCCGACCACCGCCCGACGGGCGGGATCCGGGCGACCAACGCGATGTTCCTGCCCGAGAACATGACGGCCGCCGCGCCGCTGCTCGACCTGCTGCGCGACGTCGCATCGGCCCACGACGCCACGCCCGCCCAGATCGCGCTGGCGTGGCTGGTGTACTTCCCGAACGTCGTCGCGATCCCGGGGGCGTCGAGCGTCGCCCAGGTGGAGCGGAACGCGGCGGCCGCCGACATCGTCCTGACCGGGTCCGAGCACGGGGCGCTGACCGCCGCCGCGGAGGCGTTCCACCCGACGACCGGCCTCTCGGCCCTGCCCGGACTGGTGCGGGCCCGCCGCTGA
- a CDS encoding alpha/beta hydrolase, whose protein sequence is MSLVDRIPAVALNVVDKAVRGGVADLRRMPRDAITGSPAATLYRYRPLAGVPLLDAPPVLLVPPLGAPDFAYDLRRGCSLVQHLLAAGRTVFLVDYGPIRFADRALGMEHWVDDVVPRAVRDTCAETGADGVDLLGWSLGGIFCLLATAADVTLPIHTLSVIGSPIDIAAVPLVAPLRPLAAVTGGLGLSAVYQAIGSFPAPLVSWAFQLTAVDRLVTKPLTILSRLDDRDCLAQIEAVDHMMTHMHGYPGRVFGQIYHLLLRSNDLADGTLDLAGRTIALKEIDVPVLVVGGESDVIAPLAAVERVADLLTGAPDVRFESAPGGHLGVLTGRRARTSTWVYLDEFLTEHA, encoded by the coding sequence GTGAGCCTGGTCGACCGGATCCCCGCCGTGGCGCTGAACGTCGTCGACAAGGCGGTCCGTGGCGGGGTCGCCGACCTGCGGCGGATGCCCCGCGACGCGATCACCGGCTCCCCGGCCGCCACGCTGTACCGCTACCGCCCGCTGGCCGGCGTGCCCCTGCTCGACGCCCCGCCGGTGCTGCTCGTGCCACCGCTGGGCGCCCCCGACTTCGCCTACGACCTGCGCCGCGGATGCTCGCTGGTGCAGCACCTGCTGGCCGCCGGCCGCACCGTGTTCCTCGTCGACTACGGCCCCATCCGCTTCGCCGACCGCGCGCTGGGCATGGAGCACTGGGTCGACGACGTGGTGCCCCGGGCGGTCCGCGACACGTGCGCGGAGACCGGGGCCGACGGCGTCGACCTGCTGGGGTGGTCGCTCGGCGGGATCTTCTGCCTGCTCGCCACCGCCGCCGACGTGACGCTGCCGATCCACACCCTGTCGGTGATCGGCAGCCCGATCGACATCGCCGCGGTGCCGCTGGTGGCTCCGCTGCGCCCGCTCGCGGCCGTCACCGGTGGGCTCGGTCTCTCCGCGGTGTACCAGGCCATCGGCAGCTTCCCGGCCCCGCTGGTGAGCTGGGCGTTCCAGCTGACGGCGGTCGACCGGCTGGTCACCAAGCCGTTGACGATCCTCTCGCGGCTCGACGACCGCGACTGTCTGGCCCAGATCGAGGCCGTCGACCACATGATGACGCACATGCACGGCTACCCCGGCCGCGTGTTCGGGCAGATCTACCACCTGCTGCTGCGCAGCAACGACCTCGCCGACGGCACCCTCGACCTCGCCGGGCGGACCATCGCGCTCAAGGAGATCGACGTGCCGGTGCTGGTCGTCGGCGGGGAGAGCGACGTGATCGCGCCGCTGGCGGCCGTCGAGCGGGTGGCCGACCTGCTCACCGGCGCTCCGGACGTGCGGTTCGAGAGCGCACCCGGCGGCCACCTCGGCGTCCTCACCGGCCGGCGCGCCCGCACGTCGACCTGGGTGTACCTCGACGAGTTCCTGACCGAGCACGCCTGA
- a CDS encoding ABC transporter ATP-binding protein, producing MTEVVTSVDAAVRLRAEEVRLGYGDRVVVDGLDLDVVAGTITAVIGPNGCGKSTLLRALGRLLKPSSGQVLLDGERIDRMATREVATILGVLPQAPTAPEGLTVADLVARGRHPHQAWYRQWSSDDEDAVHQALEWTGILDLAERPVDELSGGQRQRAWISMALAQGTDLLLLDEPTTFLDLAHQVDVLELVRRLHLEAGRTVVMVLHDLNLAARYADRLVAMRDGRIVVSGTPHEVITEDLLLEVFGLDARVIADPVAGTPLVVPVGARPVG from the coding sequence ATGACCGAAGTGGTGACGTCCGTCGACGCGGCCGTGCGGCTGCGCGCGGAGGAGGTCCGGCTCGGCTACGGCGACCGCGTCGTCGTCGACGGGCTCGACCTCGACGTCGTCGCCGGCACGATCACGGCCGTCATCGGGCCCAACGGCTGCGGGAAGTCGACGCTGCTGCGCGCGCTGGGGCGGCTGCTCAAGCCCAGCTCCGGCCAGGTCCTGCTCGACGGCGAGCGGATCGACCGGATGGCCACCCGCGAGGTCGCGACGATCCTCGGGGTGCTGCCGCAGGCCCCGACCGCGCCGGAGGGGCTGACGGTCGCCGACCTCGTCGCCCGCGGGCGGCACCCGCACCAGGCCTGGTACCGGCAGTGGTCCTCCGACGACGAGGACGCCGTGCACCAGGCCCTGGAGTGGACCGGCATCCTCGATCTCGCCGAGCGGCCGGTCGACGAGCTGTCCGGCGGCCAGCGCCAGCGCGCGTGGATCTCGATGGCCCTGGCCCAGGGCACCGACCTGCTGCTGCTCGACGAGCCCACGACGTTCCTCGACCTCGCCCACCAGGTCGACGTCCTGGAGCTGGTGCGGCGGCTGCACCTCGAGGCCGGCCGCACCGTCGTCATGGTCCTGCACGACCTCAACCTCGCCGCCCGCTACGCCGACCGGCTCGTCGCCATGCGCGACGGGCGGATCGTCGTCTCGGGCACCCCCCACGAGGTGATCACCGAGGACCTCCTCCTCGAGGTGTTCGGGCTCGACGCACGCGTGATCGCCGATCCGGTCGCCGGGACACCGCTGGTGGTGCCGGTCGGGGCCCGACCGGTCGGCTGA
- a CDS encoding SAM-dependent methyltransferase — protein sequence MQVAEIISSVLGADVPVRIIGYDGSKAGPDSAEAAIRITSPRAMARLVTAPGTLGLARGYVTGEIEVEGELYGILAAMPDVILHDISRAQRVKLARQLVPVWLKHRMPPPEFEFVPPGRLHSRARDRKVISHHYDVSNTFYEWVLGPSMAYTCAVYPTATATLEEAQAEKHELVSQKLALAPGMRLLDVGCGWGGMVMHAAAEHGVKALGVTLSANQAAWAQAEITRRGLDDLAEVRHVDYRDAPETEFDAISSIGLTEHIGRAQLPSYFASLHARLKPGGRLLNHCITESRTPARRLDPFIGRYIFPDGELHTVGHVIGTMNDAGFEIRHEENFREHYARTLHGWGDNLEAHWDEAVAEVGIGKAKVWRLYMAACRLGFERDNIQLHQVLGERVHGDGRSGFPLRGW from the coding sequence ATGCAGGTCGCAGAGATCATCTCGAGTGTCCTCGGTGCCGACGTACCGGTGCGGATCATCGGCTACGACGGCAGCAAGGCGGGGCCCGACAGCGCCGAGGCGGCGATCCGGATCACCTCACCGCGGGCGATGGCCCGGCTGGTGACGGCACCGGGCACGCTCGGGCTCGCGCGCGGGTACGTCACGGGGGAGATCGAGGTCGAGGGCGAGCTCTACGGGATCCTCGCCGCGATGCCGGACGTGATCCTGCACGACATCTCGCGCGCCCAGCGGGTGAAGCTGGCGCGCCAGCTCGTGCCGGTGTGGCTCAAGCACCGGATGCCGCCGCCGGAGTTCGAGTTCGTCCCGCCGGGCCGGCTGCACTCCAGGGCGCGCGACCGCAAGGTCATCTCGCACCACTACGACGTCTCCAACACCTTCTACGAGTGGGTGCTCGGCCCGTCGATGGCCTACACCTGCGCGGTCTACCCGACCGCCACGGCGACCCTCGAGGAGGCGCAGGCAGAAAAGCACGAGCTGGTGTCGCAGAAGCTCGCGCTGGCACCGGGCATGCGCCTGCTCGACGTCGGCTGCGGCTGGGGCGGCATGGTCATGCACGCGGCAGCGGAGCACGGCGTCAAGGCGCTCGGGGTGACGCTGTCGGCGAACCAGGCCGCGTGGGCGCAGGCCGAGATCACCCGCCGTGGTCTCGACGACCTCGCCGAGGTGCGCCACGTCGACTACCGCGACGCCCCGGAGACCGAGTTCGACGCGATCAGCTCGATCGGGCTCACCGAGCACATCGGGCGCGCGCAGCTGCCGAGCTACTTCGCCTCGCTGCACGCGCGCCTCAAGCCCGGCGGACGGCTGCTCAACCACTGCATCACCGAGTCGCGCACGCCCGCCCGCCGGCTCGACCCCTTCATCGGCCGCTACATCTTCCCCGACGGCGAGCTGCACACCGTCGGCCACGTGATCGGCACGATGAACGACGCCGGGTTCGAGATCCGCCACGAGGAGAACTTCCGCGAGCACTACGCGCGGACGCTGCACGGGTGGGGCGACAACCTGGAGGCGCACTGGGACGAGGCCGTCGCGGAGGTCGGCATCGGCAAGGCGAAGGTGTGGCGGCTCTACATGGCCGCGTGCCGGCTCGGGTTCGAGCGCGACAACATCCAGCTGCACCAGGTGCTCGGGGAGCGGGTGCACGGGGACGGCCGTTCCGGCTTCCCGCTGCGGGGGTGGTAG
- a CDS encoding PPK2 family polyphosphate kinase, whose product MVSTARSTFRVPAEPDLAEIDPRGRPVGPKDKSAAAEAMADLATVLDERQEALYAEAVGGGTRAVLLVLQGMDTSGKGGVIRHVAGLVNPQGLMISSFKKPTAEERSHHFLWRVRPKVPAPGQIGVFDRSHYEDVLIARVDSLVPEDVWRGRYAEITAFESELAEQGVTLVKCMLHISPEEQAERLLARLDDPAKVWKYNTGDLDSRAKWAAYRQAYTDALRGTDSDAAPWYVVPSDRKWYRNWAIASILAETLTELDPRFPTASVDVENERARIRASVVA is encoded by the coding sequence ATGGTCAGTACCGCGCGCTCGACGTTCCGGGTGCCCGCCGAGCCCGACCTCGCGGAGATCGACCCGCGGGGAAGGCCGGTCGGCCCGAAGGACAAGTCGGCGGCCGCCGAGGCGATGGCCGACCTGGCCACCGTGCTCGACGAGCGCCAGGAGGCGCTCTACGCCGAGGCCGTCGGTGGTGGCACCCGCGCGGTGCTGCTCGTGCTGCAGGGCATGGACACCTCCGGCAAGGGCGGGGTCATCCGGCACGTCGCCGGGCTGGTCAACCCGCAGGGCCTGATGATCTCCTCGTTCAAGAAGCCCACGGCGGAGGAGCGGTCCCACCACTTCCTGTGGCGGGTGCGTCCGAAGGTGCCCGCGCCGGGGCAGATCGGGGTGTTCGACCGGTCGCACTACGAGGACGTCCTCATCGCCCGGGTCGACTCGCTGGTCCCCGAGGACGTCTGGCGCGGCCGCTACGCCGAGATCACCGCGTTCGAGTCCGAGCTCGCGGAGCAGGGCGTCACCCTCGTGAAGTGCATGCTGCACATCTCGCCGGAGGAGCAGGCCGAGCGGCTGCTCGCCCGCCTGGACGACCCGGCGAAGGTGTGGAAGTACAACACCGGCGACCTCGACTCCCGCGCGAAGTGGGCCGCCTACCGGCAGGCCTACACCGACGCGCTGCGCGGGACCGACTCCGACGCCGCGCCCTGGTACGTCGTGCCCTCGGACCGCAAGTGGTACCGGAACTGGGCGATCGCGTCGATCCTCGCGGAGACGCTCACCGAGCTCGACCCGCGCTTCCCGACCGCCTCCGTGGACGTGGAGAACGAGCGCGCCCGGATCCGTGCGAGCGTGGTGGCATGA
- a CDS encoding ArsR/SmtB family transcription factor: protein MPPDPDLEATAEQVFVALADPSRRAVLAALAGYGPATATDLAGRLPITRQAIAKHLALLAGAGLVAAEPGERRRVRYRLRSAPMRVAQQFLAALARDWDGRLDALTDHLTSEGTDHE from the coding sequence GTGCCGCCTGACCCCGATCTCGAGGCGACCGCCGAGCAGGTCTTCGTCGCCCTCGCCGACCCGAGCCGCCGGGCCGTGCTGGCCGCGCTCGCAGGGTACGGCCCCGCCACGGCGACCGACCTGGCCGGGCGGCTGCCGATCACGCGGCAGGCGATCGCCAAGCACCTGGCCCTGCTGGCCGGGGCCGGGCTCGTCGCGGCCGAGCCGGGGGAGCGCCGCCGCGTCCGCTACCGCCTGCGCTCCGCCCCGATGCGGGTCGCGCAGCAGTTCCTCGCCGCGCTGGCCCGTGACTGGGACGGCCGGCTCGACGCACTGACCGACCACCTGACGAGCGAAGGAACCGATCATGAGTGA